Proteins from one Sander lucioperca isolate FBNREF2018 chromosome 16, SLUC_FBN_1.2, whole genome shotgun sequence genomic window:
- the LOC116051700 gene encoding uncharacterized protein LOC116051700: MKLILSLTLIWELFSTAGALQCQTCTNQQCLTTVPLTCSSETACVTASIQANISGSSIQQLYKACAPSSLCPAPGSQTFSGNVGFANSVVSAKCCNTDNCNTDILPFPAAQTNNSLECFTCDLFTSNCTSSVQCKGVEDSCFQATLTIESTTFLAFGCTSANVCAAASQGSIPFLQSANTTGSSCCGSSLCNTVKTTSGAGCRIKLGMIHLLLGLLMFTLC; the protein is encoded by the exons ATGAAGCTGATCCTTTCTCTGACTCTCATCTGGGAACTCTTCAGCACAG CTGGAGCACTTCAGTGTCAAACTTGCACAAATCAGCAGTGTTTAACCACGGTACCACTAACATGTTCCTCAGAGACTGCGTGCGTAACAGCTTCCATTCAAG CCAATATCTCTGGCTCTTCAATACAGCAACTCTACAAGGCGTGTGCACCGTCCTCCCTGTGTCCAGCCCCAGGTTCTCAGACATTTTCAGGCAACGTTGGTTTTGCAAATTCAGTTGTATCTGCTAAGTGCTGCAACACAGATAACTGCAACACTGACATTCTACCTT TCCCTGCGGCTCAGACAAATAACAGCCTTGAGTGTTTCACCTGTGACCTTTTCACCTCTAATTGCACCTCTTCAGTACAATGTAAAGGAGTGGAGGACTCCTGCTTTCAAGCAACAT tgaCGATTGAGTCCACCACTTTTCTAGCCTTTGGCTGCACTTCTGCAAACGTGTGTGCAGCTGCCAGCCAGGGTAGCATACCTTTCTTGCAAAGTGCCAATACCACTGGATCATCCTGTTGTGGGAGCAGTTtgtgtaatactgtcaaaactA CCAGTGGAGCTGGCTGCCGTATCAAACTGGGTATGATCCATCTGCTGCTTGGACTCCTTATGTTTACCCTCTGTTAG